Proteins from a single region of Acidianus ambivalens:
- the speB gene encoding agmatinase yields the protein MRQIDALKSPRFTQVSTFARLPLCEDLSEVKAVFLGIPFDDATTYRPGARFGPMGIRQGSRLLRPYNQFLDVYPFDTLNMCDAGDINVIPGYIDDTFKIIEEELNKIHNIVPFIAGGDHSITLPILRAMHKKYGKVNLVHLDSHYDFWDSYWGKKYTHGTWLRRALEEGLLNEVVQMGIRGSLYSRDDVEDSKRLRIKSFTIRDLKYKLEEVKKELPSGKTYVSIDIDVVDPAFAPGTGTPEVGGLTSFEILEIVRSFNFNIVGFDVVEVSPPYDTSEITTMLAANILYEGASVLAKKM from the coding sequence ATGAGACAGATAGACGCCCTTAAATCTCCAAGATTTACTCAAGTTTCAACCTTTGCCAGATTGCCACTGTGCGAGGATTTAAGTGAGGTTAAAGCAGTATTTCTTGGCATACCATTCGACGACGCCACAACCTATAGACCTGGTGCCAGGTTCGGCCCTATGGGGATTAGGCAGGGTTCTAGATTATTAAGGCCATATAATCAGTTCTTGGACGTATATCCTTTTGATACATTAAATATGTGCGATGCAGGTGATATAAATGTAATTCCTGGATATATTGATGATACATTTAAAATAATAGAAGAAGAGCTGAATAAAATTCACAACATAGTTCCTTTCATTGCAGGAGGAGACCATTCTATAACTCTTCCAATATTAAGGGCTATGCATAAAAAATATGGTAAAGTAAACCTAGTTCACTTAGATTCACATTATGACTTTTGGGATTCCTATTGGGGCAAGAAATATACTCACGGTACTTGGCTTAGGAGAGCACTAGAGGAAGGCTTACTTAACGAGGTTGTTCAAATGGGTATTAGGGGGTCGCTTTATTCAAGGGATGATGTAGAAGATTCAAAGAGATTAAGGATTAAGAGCTTTACGATAAGGGATCTAAAATACAAACTTGAAGAGGTTAAAAAAGAACTTCCCTCTGGAAAAACGTACGTTTCGATAGATATAGATGTAGTTGATCCAGCGTTTGCACCAGGTACGGGAACTCCAGAAGTTGGAGGATTGACAAGTTTTGAGATTTTAGAAATTGTAAGAAGTTTTAATTTTAATATAGTTGGATTTGACGTTGTAGAAGTCTCTCCTCCTTATGATACAAGTGAAATAACTACAATGCTTGCTGCAAATATCCTATACGAGGGAGCTAGTGTTTTAGCCAAAAAGATGTAG
- a CDS encoding aspartate aminotransferase family protein, translated as MLSLYTSRTPKSRILFEENKNYMPYGVSSNYRYFDPYPIYLTKGKGSRVWDVDGNEYIDFNLGFGVLEVGHANERIIEEVDNAIKEGSILGFEYCKTGKLAKIISQRYKLDMVRFSSTGTEATMHAIRFARAYTKRKKIIKFEGHYHGSHDQLLVNVNPLKPGSKVPSSLGIPEEAIANTIVTDWNDIESFEKVANEDVAAVIMEPVAMNMGLIPTDEEFLKAVFELSKEKGFLVIFDETKTGGKFYSGALGYFNVKPDLVILGKAIAGGLPLSVIGGKREIMELIGPGKVAHGGTFNANPLSVRASIVTLTEILTESSFYYMHRLSEMLERGYREIAEDLGVELSVYRWGPSGSIYFSPKVPRNYKEFISIDFSPWFTYFYTTLAKGVIPMGGFNEEWTVSIKHTEEDIRKHLEAAEEGIRKAKEIKTNMPIDESF; from the coding sequence ATGCTCAGTCTTTACACTTCTAGGACACCTAAATCTAGGATTCTCTTTGAAGAGAATAAAAACTATATGCCGTACGGAGTTAGCAGTAATTATAGGTATTTTGATCCTTATCCAATATACTTAACCAAAGGCAAAGGAAGTCGAGTATGGGACGTTGACGGAAACGAGTACATAGACTTTAACTTAGGTTTTGGAGTGCTAGAAGTTGGACATGCCAATGAGAGAATAATAGAAGAAGTAGATAACGCCATAAAGGAAGGCTCTATCCTAGGATTTGAATATTGTAAAACAGGAAAACTTGCCAAAATAATATCACAAAGGTATAAATTGGATATGGTTAGGTTTTCGTCAACAGGTACTGAAGCTACAATGCATGCAATAAGGTTCGCCAGAGCGTATACCAAACGAAAGAAAATAATAAAATTTGAAGGGCATTATCACGGTAGCCATGACCAACTTTTAGTTAACGTTAATCCGTTGAAACCTGGAAGTAAAGTGCCTTCATCATTAGGAATTCCAGAAGAGGCAATTGCAAACACAATAGTTACTGATTGGAATGATATAGAAAGTTTTGAAAAAGTAGCAAATGAAGACGTAGCCGCAGTCATTATGGAACCAGTAGCAATGAACATGGGTTTAATTCCTACAGACGAGGAATTCCTGAAGGCTGTATTTGAACTTTCAAAAGAGAAAGGATTCTTAGTAATATTTGATGAGACTAAGACAGGTGGGAAGTTCTATTCTGGAGCGTTAGGATACTTTAACGTTAAACCGGACTTAGTAATACTAGGTAAAGCAATAGCTGGCGGATTACCTTTGTCTGTAATAGGCGGAAAGAGGGAAATTATGGAATTAATAGGACCAGGAAAAGTTGCTCATGGCGGTACCTTTAATGCAAATCCTCTTTCAGTAAGAGCATCAATAGTAACATTAACTGAGATACTTACAGAGTCTTCATTCTATTATATGCACAGATTAAGTGAAATGCTAGAGAGAGGATACAGAGAAATAGCAGAAGATCTTGGGGTAGAGCTTAGCGTTTATAGATGGGGTCCTAGTGGTTCAATATACTTTAGCCCTAAAGTACCCAGAAATTATAAAGAATTCATAAGTATTGACTTTAGTCCATGGTTTACTTACTTTTATACTACATTAGCAAAGGGAGTAATACCAATGGGAGGGTTTAACGAAGAATGGACAGTGTCAATTAAGCATACTGAAGAAGATATAAGAAAGCATTTAGAGGCTGCAGAAGAGGGAATAAGAAAAGCTAAGGAAATAAAAACTAACATGCCTATAGATGAGTCGTTCTAG
- a CDS encoding urease accessory protein UreD: MGYLEVNGGIYRKGPLNAYRVGKTIILANPSEVLAHDDEIFIKIIARNNEIITDQGYTKILSNSSVKINVEVEGNFSYIPHPTLFYNGANAEIHSKFKVDNEALIVEVFTLGREGHGEVFNKGKIKAITEIYSKGELLVYDVFRVNNDDYLNPYVMGNNSLLNIYTVHGREFNVERKISNSKDVYLEVKKYLDYYWW, translated from the coding sequence TTGGGTTACTTGGAAGTTAATGGAGGAATATACAGAAAAGGACCTTTAAATGCTTACAGGGTGGGAAAAACAATAATTTTAGCAAACCCTTCAGAAGTTTTGGCCCATGATGATGAAATATTCATAAAAATAATAGCTAGGAATAATGAAATAATAACAGACCAAGGATATACTAAAATACTTTCAAATAGCAGTGTTAAAATAAATGTTGAAGTTGAGGGAAATTTTTCTTATATTCCTCATCCAACTCTATTTTATAATGGGGCTAATGCAGAAATTCATAGTAAATTCAAAGTTGATAATGAGGCATTAATTGTTGAAGTATTTACTTTAGGTAGAGAAGGTCACGGAGAAGTATTTAATAAAGGGAAAATAAAGGCTATTACTGAAATATATAGCAAGGGAGAGTTATTAGTATATGACGTCTTTAGAGTAAATAACGACGATTATCTAAACCCTTACGTAATGGGGAATAATTCATTATTAAATATATACACTGTACATGGGAGAGAATTTAACGTTGAAAGGAAAATATCGAACTCAAAGGACGTATACCTTGAGGTTAAAAAATACTTAGATTATTATTGGTGGTAA
- a CDS encoding amino acid permease produces the protein MAKSTKSPFVRESSGLVREFGILDSLWFNVALLGLLFSTYYISSTSPLVGGNPLIGVILPLIGFFLVGYTFSYIGTKVPRTAADYIYVSRYFHPALGFVGNAGYYAATVFMFMGITGITLQTFGLIPLLDIIGFYSGNMSLIDIADTISSNTYLIMGIGAIEIIIMGILPIFGNKVYRALQSIIIPLVFIVAILMIIIEITVPSNVALSRLNSFLAEYNTSVSEINSANITVPSYNSFINSLSLNPVYVVAFSYIINTVYIAGEVKNVKRSLSISIMATLVISAVLMTLATVLEYSQWGYSFISKFLSLSVAGQISAPTPYLDLLEGIASGNVYLGALFTIVSILQLLMYLAAASFVGSRLLLSYAIDRILPDFVADVNEKLHVPMKAIGISTATGLAGLIVFSLPVTSAFAFVLSSVATALLLLFPMTVVSLAVVRKGDKIAKIIAGIAIPYLIFTLYQYLTVPALGANTTLGYTLLAGTIAFLFALFYISKYVRRKQGVDLDMIFREIPPE, from the coding sequence ATGGCAAAATCTACAAAATCTCCCTTCGTCAGAGAATCTTCTGGCTTAGTTAGAGAATTTGGAATATTAGACTCATTATGGTTTAATGTTGCATTACTGGGCTTATTATTCTCAACATATTATATTTCTTCGACCTCACCGCTAGTTGGAGGTAATCCCTTAATAGGAGTTATCTTACCTTTAATAGGATTTTTCTTGGTAGGATATACGTTCTCCTATATAGGTACAAAAGTTCCTAGAACTGCTGCAGACTACATTTACGTCAGCAGGTATTTTCATCCAGCTTTAGGATTTGTAGGAAATGCTGGATATTATGCTGCTACGGTATTCATGTTCATGGGAATTACCGGAATAACTTTACAGACCTTCGGATTAATACCTTTGCTTGATATTATTGGATTTTACTCAGGAAATATGAGTCTTATAGATATTGCAGACACAATTTCATCAAATACTTATTTAATAATGGGGATAGGAGCCATAGAGATTATAATAATGGGGATTTTACCGATATTCGGAAACAAGGTCTATAGAGCGCTTCAAAGTATAATAATACCCTTAGTGTTTATAGTTGCTATATTAATGATAATAATTGAGATTACTGTGCCAAGTAATGTTGCTTTAAGTAGATTAAATTCCTTTCTCGCAGAATATAATACATCAGTAAGCGAAATAAATTCTGCAAACATTACAGTTCCTTCCTATAATTCCTTCATAAATTCATTATCATTGAATCCAGTTTACGTTGTTGCGTTCTCTTATATAATAAATACAGTTTATATAGCTGGAGAAGTAAAGAATGTTAAAAGGAGCTTATCAATAAGTATAATGGCCACTTTAGTAATTAGTGCAGTTTTAATGACTTTAGCTACAGTCTTAGAATACTCCCAATGGGGATATTCTTTTATATCTAAGTTTTTATCGCTGTCAGTAGCAGGACAAATCTCTGCCCCAACTCCTTATCTAGATTTACTTGAAGGAATAGCCAGCGGTAACGTTTACCTAGGAGCTTTATTCACAATAGTAAGCATACTTCAGCTCTTGATGTATTTAGCAGCAGCGTCATTTGTAGGTAGTAGGCTTTTATTATCTTATGCGATAGATAGGATTTTACCAGATTTTGTAGCAGATGTCAATGAAAAATTACACGTTCCAATGAAAGCTATAGGAATATCAACTGCAACAGGACTTGCAGGCTTGATAGTGTTTTCTTTGCCAGTTACTTCTGCCTTTGCCTTTGTATTATCTAGTGTAGCAACCGCTTTGCTTTTATTATTCCCAATGACCGTAGTGTCTCTAGCAGTAGTGAGGAAAGGAGATAAGATTGCTAAAATAATTGCTGGTATAGCAATTCCGTACTTAATCTTCACGCTTTATCAATATTTAACAGTACCAGCGTTGGGAGCTAATACTACACTAGGTTATACTTTATTAGCTGGCACTATAGCATTCCTTTTTGCATTGTTCTACATTTCAAAATATGTAAGAAGAAAACAAGGTGTTGATCTGGATATGATATTTAGAGAAATTCCACCAGAATAA
- the ureG gene encoding urease accessory protein UreG — protein MIKIGILGPVGSGKTSLIEFLAKEFTKRGLKVGIITNDVVSNADAMRVYEDLVVKEKIIPKENLVGIVTGGCPHTAIREDPSLNLRAIDNLIKKSGDLDVVLIESGGDNVMSTFSPLLADYTIYVLDTSAGDKYPGKGGLGISESDLLVVNKIDLAPYVNANLNKMRKDAEIVRKGKPTVFVSLKTGEGLQELMEILMEDLKVVGLLGS, from the coding sequence ATGATTAAGATAGGTATTTTAGGACCAGTAGGCTCTGGTAAAACTAGCTTAATAGAATTTTTAGCTAAAGAATTCACTAAAAGAGGTCTCAAAGTTGGAATAATAACTAATGACGTTGTTTCAAATGCTGATGCAATGAGAGTATACGAGGATTTAGTTGTTAAGGAGAAAATAATACCTAAAGAAAATTTAGTTGGAATAGTAACTGGAGGTTGTCCTCATACAGCAATAAGGGAAGACCCTTCACTTAACTTGAGGGCTATAGATAATTTAATTAAAAAATCAGGAGACTTAGACGTAGTTCTAATAGAAAGCGGCGGAGATAATGTTATGAGTACTTTCAGCCCTCTTTTAGCAGACTACACTATTTACGTTCTTGATACTTCCGCAGGAGATAAATATCCAGGGAAAGGAGGGCTAGGAATTTCAGAAAGCGACCTGCTAGTTGTTAATAAAATTGATTTAGCTCCATATGTAAATGCTAATCTGAATAAAATGAGGAAAGATGCGGAAATTGTTAGGAAAGGGAAGCCAACTGTTTTCGTAAGCCTTAAGACAGGAGAAGGCTTGCAAGAATTAATGGAGATATTAATGGAGGATTTGAAAGTTGTTGGGTTACTTGGAAGTTAA
- a CDS encoding urease accessory protein UreE, whose translation MKLIKKVGNEKELGTNNVTIVYADRQCFERLRCKIITEDGKEIIVNLRGISLNDGDIFETDEGKLVLIKRKPEEVIAFSLNDLSEAFKLGFELGNMHMRVMLRNNEVIIPTDMGKELLLEKLKEYKPYTKKEVFIPNLEPTVVMINF comes from the coding sequence ATGAAGCTTATAAAAAAGGTTGGGAACGAAAAGGAGTTGGGCACAAACAACGTAACAATTGTTTACGCTGATAGGCAGTGCTTTGAAAGGTTAAGATGTAAAATAATAACTGAGGACGGAAAGGAAATAATAGTGAATTTGAGAGGAATTAGTTTAAACGACGGAGATATATTTGAAACAGATGAAGGAAAGTTGGTGCTAATAAAAAGAAAACCAGAAGAAGTAATAGCTTTTTCACTAAATGATTTAAGTGAGGCATTTAAGTTAGGATTTGAACTGGGTAATATGCACATGAGAGTTATGCTAAGGAATAATGAAGTAATTATTCCCACCGATATGGGCAAAGAATTATTACTGGAGAAGTTGAAAGAGTATAAACCTTATACAAAAAAGGAGGTATTCATTCCTAACTTAGAACCTACGGTGGTGATGATAAATTTTTAA
- a CDS encoding glutamine synthetase family protein produces the protein MNEVFKNLKFIRVDYVDYGGIIRSKAIEPSDLEDVIKLGLSVPAAMMNFTTLNTLSVTKMEGYEDVMLFPDQGSLTIYDDQAIMIGDFYTKEGKPWEYDPRQELKKVLNKTDYQFKTSFEIEFYLLKDGKTIGDSSCYELKGYYDVMKLLAEVKDVLKSNGIDVIKSIKECGPSQYEFNLLPKNPLRTADEFIIFKEVSKLVSRKYGFEANFMPKPFPEVAGSGLHLNFSIWKEGKNITLEEEGMNFLAGVLHHAKALTLISAPTINSYKRLNAFKRKIRVPGTWVPTKIIYGYNNRSSIIRIPQARSKDEERFEFRLPDPSVNPYLLLLAFIIAGLDGISRQMHPPNPVNEDVFFDDKFDSVPLTFEEALREFESSRLRELLGKVGDQFLSVKKQELEDSLQDVTDWEWKVYRDI, from the coding sequence ATGAATGAAGTTTTTAAAAATTTAAAATTTATTAGAGTTGACTACGTGGATTACGGTGGTATAATAAGGAGTAAAGCTATAGAACCTAGTGATTTAGAAGATGTAATAAAGCTAGGATTAAGTGTACCAGCAGCTATGATGAATTTTACAACTTTAAACACGCTCTCTGTAACTAAGATGGAAGGCTATGAAGATGTAATGCTTTTCCCAGACCAAGGTTCATTAACTATTTACGATGATCAAGCGATTATGATAGGAGACTTTTATACAAAGGAAGGAAAACCTTGGGAATACGACCCTAGACAAGAGCTGAAGAAAGTATTAAACAAGACGGATTATCAATTCAAAACATCGTTTGAAATAGAATTTTACTTGTTAAAAGATGGTAAAACCATTGGTGACTCTTCGTGCTATGAGCTTAAAGGGTATTATGATGTGATGAAGTTACTTGCTGAGGTAAAGGATGTATTAAAATCTAATGGAATAGACGTAATAAAATCCATAAAAGAATGCGGTCCTTCTCAATATGAATTTAATTTACTACCTAAGAATCCTTTACGTACAGCAGACGAATTCATAATTTTCAAGGAAGTATCAAAATTGGTTTCAAGAAAGTACGGTTTTGAGGCTAATTTTATGCCAAAACCTTTTCCAGAAGTTGCTGGTTCTGGCTTGCACTTAAATTTTAGCATATGGAAAGAGGGTAAAAATATAACTCTAGAAGAGGAAGGAATGAATTTTCTAGCAGGAGTCCTCCATCATGCAAAAGCACTTACTCTGATTTCAGCACCTACCATAAATTCTTATAAAAGGTTAAACGCTTTTAAAAGGAAAATAAGGGTCCCGGGTACTTGGGTTCCTACTAAAATAATATATGGATATAATAACAGATCATCTATAATTAGAATACCTCAAGCTAGGTCTAAAGATGAGGAAAGGTTTGAGTTTAGATTGCCAGATCCTTCAGTTAATCCTTATCTTCTCCTTTTAGCTTTCATAATAGCAGGATTAGACGGGATATCTAGGCAAATGCACCCTCCTAATCCGGTTAATGAGGATGTATTCTTTGACGATAAATTTGATAGCGTTCCTTTAACATTTGAGGAAGCTTTACGCGAATTTGAATCGTCAAGACTGAGGGAACTTTTAGGCAAGGTCGGAGACCAATTTCTAAGTGTAAAGAAGCAGGAATTGGAAGATTCCTTACAGGACGTAACAGACTGGGAATGGAAGGTTTATAGGGATATATGA
- a CDS encoding urease accessory protein UreF, whose amino-acid sequence MFDSAFPIGSFNYSSAVEEAYARGINVIEFIKAVYKNVIIRGDLVMAKLAFTNPEQADKILYASKVTKELREMSVNMGRSIVYLNLCEEKFFEKVKKGESPGTYPVVMARLCKCLKIDEKDCLEGIAYSELSQMVFSAIRLGAIDFIQGQKLMLELSYEEENEFAPFNPLQDVLSKLHENREPKVFMS is encoded by the coding sequence TTGTTTGATAGTGCATTCCCTATAGGGTCTTTTAATTACTCTTCTGCAGTTGAAGAAGCTTATGCCAGAGGAATTAATGTAATAGAATTCATTAAAGCCGTGTACAAGAATGTCATTATTAGAGGAGACTTAGTAATGGCAAAATTAGCTTTCACTAATCCTGAGCAAGCTGATAAAATCCTTTACGCCTCAAAGGTTACTAAGGAATTAAGAGAAATGTCGGTAAACATGGGTAGGTCAATAGTCTACTTAAATTTATGTGAAGAAAAATTCTTTGAAAAAGTTAAAAAAGGCGAATCTCCTGGAACATATCCAGTAGTAATGGCTAGATTATGTAAGTGTTTAAAAATTGATGAAAAGGACTGCTTAGAAGGTATTGCTTACAGCGAACTTTCTCAAATGGTTTTTTCTGCAATTAGATTAGGAGCAATAGACTTCATTCAAGGGCAGAAGTTAATGTTAGAATTATCTTATGAAGAGGAGAATGAATTTGCACCTTTTAACCCCTTACAAGATGTTCTGTCTAAGCTTCATGAAAATAGAGAACCAAAGGTGTTCATGTCATGA
- a CDS encoding MFS transporter: MKSATVFASMIGTIIEWYDVFIFGTGAYYISVELFPPTNPTVALLNTFLVFALGFLTRPLGAIVFGHFGDKIGRKEMLIITLTSSGIASGLVGVLPTYAQVGLLTVFLLVILRLILGFGLGGEWGGAVLLMVENTENKRGFWVSFVQSTVGIALILGSLVFLILSSFTSSSFMLSVGWRIPFLLSFILTIIGLLIRLRVEETKAFEKAKEENKILETPSKELFKRNWKEVLLGTLLAGSLGTIFYVGAILVPAVMESLKILPLQLGFLATLLMGLMDSIFVFVGGILSDKLGRKILLLISNVLGLILLYPSFYIPNDLVIVALIATYGIAHGLGYSPLAALISEIFPTNVRYSGSSSAYQFGNSFIGGPASYVSDFLGSVSYALYPIFAVIIILISIASLYKIKETKEVKIT, encoded by the coding sequence ATGAAATCCGCAACAGTCTTTGCTTCAATGATCGGAACCATAATTGAGTGGTATGACGTATTCATCTTCGGTACTGGAGCTTACTATATTTCAGTAGAGTTATTTCCTCCAACCAATCCTACAGTGGCTTTGCTTAACACTTTCCTAGTTTTTGCCCTTGGATTCTTAACTAGACCTTTAGGTGCGATAGTTTTCGGACATTTCGGAGATAAAATAGGAAGAAAAGAAATGCTAATAATAACCTTGACCTCTTCTGGAATAGCTAGCGGTTTAGTAGGAGTTTTGCCTACATATGCACAAGTAGGTTTGCTCACTGTTTTTCTCCTTGTAATACTGAGACTAATATTGGGTTTTGGATTAGGCGGTGAATGGGGCGGTGCGGTATTATTAATGGTAGAAAATACAGAAAATAAGAGGGGCTTCTGGGTGTCGTTCGTCCAATCGACTGTAGGTATAGCGTTAATTCTAGGCAGTTTAGTGTTCTTAATCTTATCATCATTTACTTCATCGTCTTTCATGTTAAGCGTTGGATGGAGAATTCCTTTCCTATTATCTTTTATATTAACTATAATAGGCCTCTTAATAAGGCTAAGAGTTGAGGAAACTAAGGCTTTTGAAAAGGCAAAAGAAGAGAATAAAATTCTAGAAACTCCGTCCAAGGAACTTTTTAAGAGGAACTGGAAGGAGGTATTATTGGGCACTTTACTTGCCGGCTCATTAGGGACTATATTTTACGTCGGAGCTATATTAGTGCCAGCTGTAATGGAGAGTTTGAAAATATTGCCGCTACAACTAGGTTTCTTAGCAACATTATTAATGGGCTTAATGGACTCAATATTTGTGTTTGTAGGAGGAATATTATCTGATAAGTTGGGAAGAAAAATTCTATTATTAATATCCAATGTTCTAGGTTTAATTTTATTATACCCTTCATTCTATATTCCGAACGACTTAGTAATAGTAGCCTTAATTGCAACATACGGTATAGCTCACGGACTAGGATATTCTCCTCTGGCAGCGTTAATCTCGGAGATCTTTCCTACAAACGTTAGGTATAGTGGGTCTTCTTCAGCTTATCAGTTTGGGAATTCGTTCATAGGTGGACCAGCTAGCTATGTTTCAGATTTTTTAGGTAGTGTAAGCTATGCATTGTATCCTATTTTTGCAGTAATAATAATATTAATCTCTATAGCATCATTATATAAAATCAAAGAAACGAAGGAGGTTAAGATAACATAA
- a CDS encoding aspartate aminotransferase family protein, which produces MENLDGSILDAPKIKVTPPGPKSREILKIQEEMETSALNYPKYFNIAIKEARGSTIIDVDDNVYIDWFAGVAVINLGHRNPEIVNALKDQIEKFWHYMEIPSEIRVDFLKEIRETFNFDSKILFTTTGADAVEASVKIARWNTGKRFILSFDNAYHGITAGTLGFTTLPSAKKFQPYYDNNVISVPYPYEYRCPFKDCLNEVLSLVEYEVKTHEIAGILVEPVQGEGGYIVPPKGFLKGLREIADKYNSLLIVDEIQSGVGRTGKMWAYELEGIVPDIVTVAKGIGEGIPISLVAYRKDLDKLPQAFHLGTYRGNPLGLAVGKATIDYIKKYDILNRVVSLGEYAKRKFSEIMEDNYRGSFDVRGLGFMIGIEFSDEKKNPMSEFVTKMIRNMLKEGVIMYKAGIYNNVLRFMAPLTIPRELLSRGLEIFEKALKE; this is translated from the coding sequence ATGGAAAATTTAGATGGTAGTATTTTAGACGCCCCCAAGATAAAAGTTACTCCTCCAGGACCTAAATCTAGAGAAATACTAAAAATCCAGGAAGAAATGGAAACTTCCGCATTAAACTATCCTAAATATTTTAATATAGCTATAAAAGAAGCTAGAGGTTCCACAATTATTGACGTCGATGATAATGTTTACATTGACTGGTTTGCAGGCGTTGCTGTTATTAATTTAGGACATAGAAATCCAGAAATAGTTAATGCCTTGAAAGATCAGATAGAAAAGTTCTGGCATTATATGGAAATTCCCTCAGAAATCAGAGTCGATTTTCTAAAAGAAATAAGAGAAACATTCAATTTTGACTCTAAAATCCTTTTTACAACAACTGGTGCAGATGCAGTGGAAGCTTCTGTCAAAATAGCTAGGTGGAATACGGGAAAAAGGTTTATCCTATCCTTTGACAATGCATATCATGGCATAACTGCAGGTACTTTAGGATTTACTACTTTACCTTCCGCAAAAAAGTTTCAACCTTATTACGATAATAACGTTATAAGCGTTCCATATCCTTATGAATATAGATGCCCATTTAAGGATTGCTTAAATGAAGTACTATCTTTAGTAGAATATGAAGTAAAAACTCATGAGATAGCAGGAATTCTAGTTGAGCCAGTACAAGGTGAGGGAGGTTATATCGTACCTCCAAAAGGTTTTCTAAAAGGTTTGAGAGAAATTGCCGATAAATATAATTCTTTATTAATAGTTGATGAAATTCAGAGCGGCGTTGGTAGAACTGGGAAGATGTGGGCCTATGAGTTGGAGGGAATAGTACCGGACATTGTAACAGTAGCTAAAGGTATAGGTGAGGGTATACCGATATCTTTAGTAGCTTATAGGAAAGATTTAGATAAGTTACCTCAAGCCTTCCATTTAGGCACGTACAGAGGTAATCCATTAGGCTTGGCCGTAGGTAAAGCTACTATAGATTACATTAAGAAATACGACATACTGAATAGAGTAGTATCTTTAGGAGAGTACGCAAAAAGGAAATTCAGCGAGATAATGGAAGACAACTATAGAGGATCCTTTGATGTTAGAGGACTAGGGTTCATGATAGGAATAGAGTTTTCAGACGAGAAAAAGAATCCTATGAGCGAATTTGTAACAAAAATGATTAGGAACATGCTTAAGGAGGGAGTAATAATGTATAAGGCAGGAATATATAATAACGTCCTGAGGTTTATGGCTCCTCTTACCATACCTAGAGAACTGCTAAGCAGAGGGTTAGAAATATTCGAGAAAGCGTTAAAAGAATAG